The Cytophagales bacterium DNA window AAAGAGGCAGATTGGTTGAGATTATATTTTCCGCAGCCGTTGAAGATCACGGTTTTTTTGCCCATTTCCTGCAGAAGTTGTTCATAGGGCGCTGTATGCACGTTAGATTGAAAGAATCTTGCCACTTTTTCACCGGTTTCATGATCATTTTTATCTCCTAACAATATCACAGGTTTATTGATCTTATCGCATAATTCTATCATCTTGTCAACGGGTAATTTCTTTGTATAATGTTTTGCACCGATAGCATAGACAACAAATTCGTGTTGATGCGCTTCAGGTAAAGTGGTTCTGTCAACATGATCATTTTCAGGAATAAAATACTGCAGGCCCAGGCTATCATTTTTTATTCCAAGCGGTTTCACCGTTTGCATATACCTGTCAACGATATGAATGTTGGGAAGGCGGTTGATCTTAAAATTCACGTATAACCATTTGTGAAAATTTATTTTGTTAAAAGAATAGGATTTTGCGCTTATGCAAAGCTTAATGATGAAAGTTCTCAGGTTGTTGTGCAAGTCAATGATGTAGTCATATTTTTCTTTTTTTAACTGTTTTATCAGGCTTTGCAGGGGATGGGCGTGCCCGTCCCCTGCAAGGTAAAATCTATTATCAATATATGGATTGTTTTCTATGATACCCTTGTAGGCGGCTTTTGTACAAAAATGTAATTCTATATCCTTCCTTTGTGTTTTTATACATCGAATTACCGGAGTAGTAAGTACAATATCTCCAATGGATGAGAAACGAATGATTAAAATCTTTTTCATTCAAACAAGGTTTATTATTCAAAGATAAAATGAATCGTAAATGTATTTGTTCTCAATTTGTCAATGCTGTTACAAAATTTATCGTTAGGATTACAAGGTTTTAATAAATTGATTATTCCATTAGAGAAACGTATTTCAGGAGAAAATTTGAACATGGGGAAATAGAGATCAATGCCAAATCCATAATCAATCGAGACATCAATATTTTTTGTTAATAAACGGTCTTCTCCTACTTTTGCCCTCCTGGTGCCAACTTCAATAGCCGGTTTGATACCCCCTACCAAATACATTCTCGTATTAGCCCTTCTTGTAGATTTGTATTTAAGTAATAAAGGCAGCTCAATATAGGTAGATTCTATAGATTCAACGTGGATAGAATCCTTGGTAGGATCGTTGCTTTCTAATTTATATATTACCTCACGCAGATAAAAACCCGCAGCAGGTAAGAGGCGCAGATCAAAAAACTGTTCTAATCGTAAATTGACAACAAATCCAAGCGTGAATCCCGGTGTCCCTCTTGGATTTACAGCGAGAATGGTCTTGTCATCAACAAAAAATTGTGAACGTTTGATATTGAATGTTGCGTAATTTCCAGCCATAAAAAACCCATAGTGCATTAATCTTTCATCATAGTAAGGTAAATTCGCATTAACGATACGTTGTGATTTGGAAATATGATGGGAAAATAATAAAACTAAGATTAAAAAGGATCTTATCATACGCCATGCGCATAGTATTTCGTTGCATAAATAAGGGTTATTATGCTTTGTTGAATTAAACAATATTGTCACTCGTAGTAATTTAATAGTAATTCAATAGTAATTTAATAGTAATTTAATAGTAATTTGATGGTCATACAATGGTCATACAATCGTATAACAACCGTATGACAACTGAATTACAACGAGTTACAATTGAGTTACAGCCGAATGAAAGCAAACAATTGAGAAGTATAATTGAGTGTCATAATTATAAGTTATTTATGCAACTTAGTAATAGCGCATGGCGCATAGCGATCAACGCCATGCGCTATGTGCTATGCGCCATGCGCCATGCGCCATGCGCTTTATTTTTTTGCAAAATAAATAGAACTTATACCCAGCGTTAATGGTATA harbors:
- a CDS encoding glycosyltransferase family 9 protein, with product MKKILIIRFSSIGDIVLTTPVIRCIKTQRKDIELHFCTKAAYKGIIENNPYIDNRFYLAGDGHAHPLQSLIKQLKKEKYDYIIDLHNNLRTFIIKLCISAKSYSFNKINFHKWLYVNFKINRLPNIHIVDRYMQTVKPLGIKNDSLGLQYFIPENDHVDRTTLPEAHQHEFVVYAIGAKHYTKKLPVDKMIELCDKINKPVILLGDKNDHETGEKVARFFQSNVHTAPYEQLLQEMGKKTVIFNGCGKYNLNQSASLIKQASVVFSHDTGLMHIAAAFKKEIYSIWGNTTPFFGMYPYKTKFKTLENNVLKCRPCSKLGYKKCPKGHFKCMRELKLDLYLP
- a CDS encoding PorT family protein — its product is MIRSFLILVLLFSHHISKSQRIVNANLPYYDERLMHYGFFMAGNYATFNIKRSQFFVDDKTILAVNPRGTPGFTLGFVVNLRLEQFFDLRLLPAAGFYLREVIYKLESNDPTKDSIHVESIESTYIELPLLLKYKSTRRANTRMYLVGGIKPAIEVGTRRAKVGEDRLLTKNIDVSIDYGFGIDLYFPMFKFSPEIRFSNGIINLLKPCNPNDKFCNSIDKLRTNTFTIHFIFE